From one Bos indicus x Bos taurus breed Angus x Brahman F1 hybrid chromosome 7, Bos_hybrid_MaternalHap_v2.0, whole genome shotgun sequence genomic stretch:
- the BABAM1 gene encoding BRISC and BRCA1-A complex member 1 translates to MEVAEPSCPTEEEEEEEEEEEQSAEPRPRTRSNPEGAEDRALGAQTSVGSRSEGEGEAASADDGTANPPGAGPKPWQVPPPAPEVQVRTPRVNCPEKVIICLDLSEEMALPKLESFNGSKTNALNVSQKMIEMFVRTKHKIDKSHEFALVVVNDDTAWLSGLTSDPRELCSCLYDLETASCSTFNLEGLFSLIQQKTELPVTENVQTIPPPYVVRTILVYSRPPCQPQFSLTEPMKKMFQCPYFFFDVVYIHNGADEKEEEMSWKDMFAFMGSLDTKGTSYKYEVALAGPALELHNCMAKLLAHPLQRPCQSHASYSLLEEDDEATEVEATV, encoded by the exons ATGGAGGTGGCGGAGCCCAGCTGTCCCacggaagaggaggaagaagaggaggaggaagaggagcagtcAGCTGAGCCCAGGCCCCGCACTCGCTCCAACCCTGAGGGGGCTGAGGACCGGGCGCTGGGGGCTCAGACCAGTGTGGGCAGCCGCAGTGAGGGTGAGGGCGAGGCGGCCAGTGCTGATGATGGGACCGCCAACCCTCCAGGAGCCGGTCCCAAGCCGTGGCAGGTGCCTCCACCAGCCCCAGAGGTCCAGGTGCGGACCCCAAGGGTCAACTGTCCAGAGAAAGTG ATCATCTGCCTGGACCTGTCAGAGGAAATGGCGCTGCCAAAGCTTGAGTCATTCAATGG CTCCAAAACCAACGCCCTCAACGTCTCCCAGAAAATGATCGAGATGTTCGTGCGGACAAAACACAAAATTGACAAGAGCCATGAATTTGCACTGGTGGTGGTGAACGACGACACTGCTTGG CTGTCTGGCCTGACCTCGGACCCCCGTGAACTCTGCAGCTGCCTCTATGACCTGGAAACAGCTTCCTGTTCCACTTTCA ATCTGGAAGGTCTCTTCAGCCTCAT CCAGCAGAAGACTGAGCTGCCAGTCACGGAGAACGTGCAGACGATCCCGCCGCCCTATGTGGTCCGAACCATCCTGGTCTATAGCCGTCCACCCTGCCAGCCCCAGTTCTCCCTGACAGAGCCCATGAAG AAAATGTTCCAGTGCCcgtatttcttctttgatgttgTTTACATCCACAACGGCGCTGacgagaaggaggaggaaatgagctGGAAG GACATGTTTGCCTTCATGGGAAGCCTGGATACCAAGGGTACCAGTTATAAGTACGAAGTGGCGCTGGCTGGGCCAGCCCTTGAGCTTCACAACTGTATGGCCAAGCTGCTGGCTCATCCACTGCAGCGGCCTTGCCAAAGCCATGCCTCCTACAGCCTGCTGGAGGAGGATGATGAAGCCACTGAGGTTGAGGCCACTGTCTGA
- the ANKLE1 gene encoding ankyrin repeat and LEM domain-containing protein 1 isoform X3, whose protein sequence is MWATMRRRSAWLGSLHCTKARRREPRGGAARAHKGAAGSWKPAGGVTRWLPQGDSRGMGPAVGLARRLRTALQEEELRSVEELLRRGADPNLVLEDGAAAMHLAARAQHLRSLCCLEALLRRGGDPNARSAEALTPLHVAAAWGCRRGLELLLSQGADPALRDQDGFLPLDLAEQQGHQNCARLLRELEARTRTPTRTWKGSRKPEPEPEPGGPGPCEKRLDTSPSGPPHVMLNSTTLGTGDGKDVSLEAGPGPPGLLAHPETADTDGGLESPLGRWDCSSVTSFVTAVEASGAEDLTGHTSPWAGVRLSQRVPRSLGTLQLAHQPLMEDREAELNAHLQALTLTLPDDSPSPKFFPDRSPTHSPPRELLPGPSDTHITREDQLSPDGDLAALWLTEDEASATVGRDPSPSDQCPPDPTMSDLELLQGLRALGKSPGPITSFTRPRYLRRLKEAQAAPSPDFSGHSPELAEALRTGRIPDAQADEDALAQQFERPDPTRRWREGVVKSSFTYLLLDPRPSSTWAREHGPGQMFTSGRPLATEDGQENRPVPRYAGSWTSGPLVVALFPCIASSMWSLQRLTLEKRVLWML, encoded by the exons ATGTGGGCGACAATGCGGCGCCGGTCAGCCTGGCTGGGGTCGCTGCACTGCACCAAGGCGCGGAGAAGAGAGCCGAGGGGCGGAGCGGCGCGTGCGCACAAGGGCGCCGCGGGAAGTTGGAAACCGGCAGGCGGCGTGACCAGGTGGCTGCCCCAAGGGGACAGCCGGGGCATGGGCCCAGCTGTAGGTTTGGCGCGGCGGCTGCGGACGGCGCTGCAGGAGGAGGAGTTGCg ATCTGTGGAGGAGTTGCTGCGCCGCGGTGCCGACCCCAATCTGGTACTCGAGGATGGCGCGGCGGCCATGCACCTGGCGGCCAGAGCCCAGCACCTACGGAGTCTGTGTTGCCTCGAGGCCCTGCTGCGCCGAGGCGGGGACCCCAACGCTCG ATCGGCCGAGGCACTGACACCGCTGCATGTGGCCGCTGCCTGGGGCTGTCGCCGGGGCCTGGAACTGCTGCTGAGCCAGGGAGCGGACCCCGCGCTCCGCGACCAG GACGGATTCCTGCCTCTGGACCTGGCGGAGCAGCAGGGGCACCAGAACTGTGCCCGTCTGCTTCGGGAGCTGGAGGCTCGGACCAGGACCCCAACCCGGACCTGGAAAGGCTCCCGGAAGCCAGAACCCGAGCCAGAGCCTGGAG GCCCAGGCCCTTGTGAAAAGAGGCTGGATACCAGCCCCTCCGGTCCTCCTCATGTGATGCTGAACTCTACAACACTGGGCACAGGTGACGGCAAGGACGTGAGCCTGGAGGCTGGCCCTGGACCCCCCGGCCTGCTTGCCCACCCTGAGACTGCTGACACAGATGGTGGATTGGAGTCCCCCCTGGGGCGCTGGGACTGCAGCTCGGTGACCTCCTTTGTCACCGCTGTTGAGGCCTCAGGAGCTGAGGACCTAACTGGCCACACCTCCCCCTGGGCTGGTGTCCGACTCTCCCAGAGGGTGCCAAGGTCTTTGGGTACCCTACAGCTGGCGCATCAACCCCTcatggaggacagggaggcagaACTAAATGCCCATCTGCAGGCTCTGACTCTGACCTTGCCAGATgattccccctcccccaagttCTTCCCAGACAGGAGCCCAACCCATAGTCCCCCTAGGGAACTGCTGCCTGGACCTTCTGACACCCACATCACAAGAGAGGACCAGCTATCCCCCGACGGTGATTTGGCTGCCCTctggctgacagaggatgaggcgaGCGCCACAGTGGGCAGGGACCCCAGCCCCTCTGATCAGTGTCCACCGGACCCTACCATGTCTGACCTGGAGCTGCTGCAAGGGCTCCGGGCGCTTGGCAAGAGCCCGGGTCCCATCACATCCTTCACCCGGCCACGCTACCTCCGACGGCTGAAAGAAGCCCAGGCTGCTCCTA GCCCAGACTTTTCAGGGCACAGCCCAGAGCTGGCCGAAGCCCTGCGGACAGGCCGTATCCCAGATGCCCAAGCCGATGAAGATGCACTTGCCCAGCAGTTCGAGCGGCCAGACCCCACCAGACGGTGGCGGGAGGGGGTCGTGAAGTCCAGCTTCACATATCTGCTGCTGGACCCCAG GCCATCTTCTACGTGGGCAAGGGAACACGGGCCCGGCCAGATGTTCACCTCTGGGAGGCCCTTAGCCACCGAAGACGGCCAGGAAAACAG GCCTGTCCCAAGGTACGCCGGATCTTGGACATCTGGGCCACTGGTCGTGGCATTGTTTCCCTGCATTGCTTCCAGCATGTGGTCCCTGCAGAGGCTTACACTCGAGAAGCGTGTCTTGTGGATGCTCTAG
- the ANKLE1 gene encoding ankyrin repeat and LEM domain-containing protein 1 isoform X2, producing MWATMRRRSAWLGSLHCTKARRREPRGGAARAHKGAAGSWKPAGGVTRSVEELLRRGADPNLVLEDGAAAMHLAARAQHLRSLCCLEALLRRGGDPNARSAEALTPLHVAAAWGCRRGLELLLSQGADPALRDQDGFLPLDLAEQQGHQNCARLLRELEARTRTPTRTWKGSRKPEPEPEPGGPGPCEKRLDTSPSGPPHVMLNSTTLGTGDGKDVSLEAGPGPPGLLAHPETADTDGGLESPLGRWDCSSVTSFVTAVEASGAEDLTGHTSPWAGVRLSQRVPRSLGTLQLAHQPLMEDREAELNAHLQALTLTLPDDSPSPKFFPDRSPTHSPPRELLPGPSDTHITREDQLSPDGDLAALWLTEDEASATVGRDPSPSDQCPPDPTMSDLELLQGLRALGKSPGPITSFTRPRYLRRLKEAQAAPSPDFSGHSPELAEALRTGRIPDAQADEDALAQQFERPDPTRRWREGVVKSSFTYLLLDPRKTQDLPARAFSMTLAECLRIFVQAIFYVGKGTRARPDVHLWEALSHRRRPGKQACPKVRRILDIWATGRGIVSLHCFQHVVPAEAYTREACLVDALGIQMLTNQKQGHCYGVVADWSPTRRRRLGVHLLHRALLVFLAEGERELRPQDI from the exons ATGTGGGCGACAATGCGGCGCCGGTCAGCCTGGCTGGGGTCGCTGCACTGCACCAAGGCGCGGAGAAGAGAGCCGAGGGGCGGAGCGGCGCGTGCGCACAAGGGCGCCGCGGGAAGTTGGAAACCGGCAGGCGGCGTGACCAG ATCTGTGGAGGAGTTGCTGCGCCGCGGTGCCGACCCCAATCTGGTACTCGAGGATGGCGCGGCGGCCATGCACCTGGCGGCCAGAGCCCAGCACCTACGGAGTCTGTGTTGCCTCGAGGCCCTGCTGCGCCGAGGCGGGGACCCCAACGCTCG ATCGGCCGAGGCACTGACACCGCTGCATGTGGCCGCTGCCTGGGGCTGTCGCCGGGGCCTGGAACTGCTGCTGAGCCAGGGAGCGGACCCCGCGCTCCGCGACCAG GACGGATTCCTGCCTCTGGACCTGGCGGAGCAGCAGGGGCACCAGAACTGTGCCCGTCTGCTTCGGGAGCTGGAGGCTCGGACCAGGACCCCAACCCGGACCTGGAAAGGCTCCCGGAAGCCAGAACCCGAGCCAGAGCCTGGAG GCCCAGGCCCTTGTGAAAAGAGGCTGGATACCAGCCCCTCCGGTCCTCCTCATGTGATGCTGAACTCTACAACACTGGGCACAGGTGACGGCAAGGACGTGAGCCTGGAGGCTGGCCCTGGACCCCCCGGCCTGCTTGCCCACCCTGAGACTGCTGACACAGATGGTGGATTGGAGTCCCCCCTGGGGCGCTGGGACTGCAGCTCGGTGACCTCCTTTGTCACCGCTGTTGAGGCCTCAGGAGCTGAGGACCTAACTGGCCACACCTCCCCCTGGGCTGGTGTCCGACTCTCCCAGAGGGTGCCAAGGTCTTTGGGTACCCTACAGCTGGCGCATCAACCCCTcatggaggacagggaggcagaACTAAATGCCCATCTGCAGGCTCTGACTCTGACCTTGCCAGATgattccccctcccccaagttCTTCCCAGACAGGAGCCCAACCCATAGTCCCCCTAGGGAACTGCTGCCTGGACCTTCTGACACCCACATCACAAGAGAGGACCAGCTATCCCCCGACGGTGATTTGGCTGCCCTctggctgacagaggatgaggcgaGCGCCACAGTGGGCAGGGACCCCAGCCCCTCTGATCAGTGTCCACCGGACCCTACCATGTCTGACCTGGAGCTGCTGCAAGGGCTCCGGGCGCTTGGCAAGAGCCCGGGTCCCATCACATCCTTCACCCGGCCACGCTACCTCCGACGGCTGAAAGAAGCCCAGGCTGCTCCTA GCCCAGACTTTTCAGGGCACAGCCCAGAGCTGGCCGAAGCCCTGCGGACAGGCCGTATCCCAGATGCCCAAGCCGATGAAGATGCACTTGCCCAGCAGTTCGAGCGGCCAGACCCCACCAGACGGTGGCGGGAGGGGGTCGTGAAGTCCAGCTTCACATATCTGCTGCTGGACCCCAG GAAGACTCAGGACCTGCCAGCCCGAGCCTTCTCAATGACTCTGGCTGAATGCCTTCGGATTTTTGTCCAGGCCATCTTCTACGTGGGCAAGGGAACACGGGCCCGGCCAGATGTTCACCTCTGGGAGGCCCTTAGCCACCGAAGACGGCCAGGAAAACAG GCCTGTCCCAAGGTACGCCGGATCTTGGACATCTGGGCCACTGGTCGTGGCATTGTTTCCCTGCATTGCTTCCAGCATGTGGTCCCTGCAGAGGCTTACACTCGAGAAGCGTGTCTTGTGGATGCTCTAG GAATCCAGATGCTGACTAACCAGAAGCAAGGACACTGCTATGGAGTGGTGGCTGACTGGTCCCCGACCCGGCGCCGCCGCCTGGGGGTACATCTGCTGCATCGTGCCCTCCTTGTCTTTCTGGCTGAGGGTGAGCGAGAGCTACGGCCCCAGGACATCTAG
- the ANKLE1 gene encoding ankyrin repeat and LEM domain-containing protein 1 isoform X1, which yields MWATMRRRSAWLGSLHCTKARRREPRGGAARAHKGAAGSWKPAGGVTRWLPQGDSRGMGPAVGLARRLRTALQEEELRSVEELLRRGADPNLVLEDGAAAMHLAARAQHLRSLCCLEALLRRGGDPNARSAEALTPLHVAAAWGCRRGLELLLSQGADPALRDQDGFLPLDLAEQQGHQNCARLLRELEARTRTPTRTWKGSRKPEPEPEPGGPGPCEKRLDTSPSGPPHVMLNSTTLGTGDGKDVSLEAGPGPPGLLAHPETADTDGGLESPLGRWDCSSVTSFVTAVEASGAEDLTGHTSPWAGVRLSQRVPRSLGTLQLAHQPLMEDREAELNAHLQALTLTLPDDSPSPKFFPDRSPTHSPPRELLPGPSDTHITREDQLSPDGDLAALWLTEDEASATVGRDPSPSDQCPPDPTMSDLELLQGLRALGKSPGPITSFTRPRYLRRLKEAQAAPSPDFSGHSPELAEALRTGRIPDAQADEDALAQQFERPDPTRRWREGVVKSSFTYLLLDPRKTQDLPARAFSMTLAECLRIFVQAIFYVGKGTRARPDVHLWEALSHRRRPGKQACPKVRRILDIWATGRGIVSLHCFQHVVPAEAYTREACLVDALGIQMLTNQKQGHCYGVVADWSPTRRRRLGVHLLHRALLVFLAEGERELRPQDI from the exons ATGTGGGCGACAATGCGGCGCCGGTCAGCCTGGCTGGGGTCGCTGCACTGCACCAAGGCGCGGAGAAGAGAGCCGAGGGGCGGAGCGGCGCGTGCGCACAAGGGCGCCGCGGGAAGTTGGAAACCGGCAGGCGGCGTGACCAGGTGGCTGCCCCAAGGGGACAGCCGGGGCATGGGCCCAGCTGTAGGTTTGGCGCGGCGGCTGCGGACGGCGCTGCAGGAGGAGGAGTTGCg ATCTGTGGAGGAGTTGCTGCGCCGCGGTGCCGACCCCAATCTGGTACTCGAGGATGGCGCGGCGGCCATGCACCTGGCGGCCAGAGCCCAGCACCTACGGAGTCTGTGTTGCCTCGAGGCCCTGCTGCGCCGAGGCGGGGACCCCAACGCTCG ATCGGCCGAGGCACTGACACCGCTGCATGTGGCCGCTGCCTGGGGCTGTCGCCGGGGCCTGGAACTGCTGCTGAGCCAGGGAGCGGACCCCGCGCTCCGCGACCAG GACGGATTCCTGCCTCTGGACCTGGCGGAGCAGCAGGGGCACCAGAACTGTGCCCGTCTGCTTCGGGAGCTGGAGGCTCGGACCAGGACCCCAACCCGGACCTGGAAAGGCTCCCGGAAGCCAGAACCCGAGCCAGAGCCTGGAG GCCCAGGCCCTTGTGAAAAGAGGCTGGATACCAGCCCCTCCGGTCCTCCTCATGTGATGCTGAACTCTACAACACTGGGCACAGGTGACGGCAAGGACGTGAGCCTGGAGGCTGGCCCTGGACCCCCCGGCCTGCTTGCCCACCCTGAGACTGCTGACACAGATGGTGGATTGGAGTCCCCCCTGGGGCGCTGGGACTGCAGCTCGGTGACCTCCTTTGTCACCGCTGTTGAGGCCTCAGGAGCTGAGGACCTAACTGGCCACACCTCCCCCTGGGCTGGTGTCCGACTCTCCCAGAGGGTGCCAAGGTCTTTGGGTACCCTACAGCTGGCGCATCAACCCCTcatggaggacagggaggcagaACTAAATGCCCATCTGCAGGCTCTGACTCTGACCTTGCCAGATgattccccctcccccaagttCTTCCCAGACAGGAGCCCAACCCATAGTCCCCCTAGGGAACTGCTGCCTGGACCTTCTGACACCCACATCACAAGAGAGGACCAGCTATCCCCCGACGGTGATTTGGCTGCCCTctggctgacagaggatgaggcgaGCGCCACAGTGGGCAGGGACCCCAGCCCCTCTGATCAGTGTCCACCGGACCCTACCATGTCTGACCTGGAGCTGCTGCAAGGGCTCCGGGCGCTTGGCAAGAGCCCGGGTCCCATCACATCCTTCACCCGGCCACGCTACCTCCGACGGCTGAAAGAAGCCCAGGCTGCTCCTA GCCCAGACTTTTCAGGGCACAGCCCAGAGCTGGCCGAAGCCCTGCGGACAGGCCGTATCCCAGATGCCCAAGCCGATGAAGATGCACTTGCCCAGCAGTTCGAGCGGCCAGACCCCACCAGACGGTGGCGGGAGGGGGTCGTGAAGTCCAGCTTCACATATCTGCTGCTGGACCCCAG GAAGACTCAGGACCTGCCAGCCCGAGCCTTCTCAATGACTCTGGCTGAATGCCTTCGGATTTTTGTCCAGGCCATCTTCTACGTGGGCAAGGGAACACGGGCCCGGCCAGATGTTCACCTCTGGGAGGCCCTTAGCCACCGAAGACGGCCAGGAAAACAG GCCTGTCCCAAGGTACGCCGGATCTTGGACATCTGGGCCACTGGTCGTGGCATTGTTTCCCTGCATTGCTTCCAGCATGTGGTCCCTGCAGAGGCTTACACTCGAGAAGCGTGTCTTGTGGATGCTCTAG GAATCCAGATGCTGACTAACCAGAAGCAAGGACACTGCTATGGAGTGGTGGCTGACTGGTCCCCGACCCGGCGCCGCCGCCTGGGGGTACATCTGCTGCATCGTGCCCTCCTTGTCTTTCTGGCTGAGGGTGAGCGAGAGCTACGGCCCCAGGACATCTAG